Proteins encoded in a region of the Populus nigra chromosome 3, ddPopNigr1.1, whole genome shotgun sequence genome:
- the LOC133689718 gene encoding UBP1-associated protein 2B-like, which yields MARKRKLDSKSTETAEEPPKKQQQQEEPPKEEPQEEEVEEEEEEEYEEVEEEEEDNEDDPDGETNQNAQISSVENLNDDDDEDEEPIEKLLEPFGKDQLINLLREAADGHRDVADKIRQVADQDPVHRKIFVHGLGWDTNAEALINAFKPYGEIEDCKAVCDKVTGKSKGYGFILFKKRSGARKALKEPQKKIGNRMAACQLASTGPVPQSSAGPSGPIAAAAQTQQPVSEYTLRKIYVSNVGANLDPQKLMSFFSEFGEIEEGPLGLDKATGKPKGFCLFVYKTVESAKKALEEPHKSFEGHILHCQKAVDGPKHAKSQKPPQQHHNMQSSHYQRNDGGGYVASGGRGGHLMAPAAAGAGIGFNQSAAAPALNPALGQALTALLATQGAGLGGLTNLLGTLGSAAAVSQGGVPSAVHGMQGAYGNQASISPGVIGAYANQGAMQGGYPNQQMGQGGSGRGQHGQYTPYMGH from the coding sequence ATGGCTAGAAAACGAAAGCTCGACTCCAAATCCACAGAAACAGCAGAAGAACCGCCGAAGAAACAACAGCAACAAGAAGAACCACCAAAGGAAGAACctcaagaagaagaagtagaagaggaggaagaagaagaatatgaaGAGgtggaagaggaggaagaagataATGAAGATGATCCAGATGGAGAAACCAATCAAAACGCTCAGATCTCATCTGTTGAGAATCTAAACGACGACGATGACGAAGACGAGGAGCCGATTGAGAAACTTCTTGAACCGTTTGGAAAAGACCAGTTGATTAATTTACTTCGTGAAGCAGCGGATGGTCACCGAGATGTTGCAGATAAAATCCGGCAAGTAGCTGACCAAGATCCGGTGCACCGGAAGATTTTTGTTCATGGGCTTGGTTGGGATACGAATGCTGAGGCTTTGATCAATGCGTTTAAGCCTTATGGTGAGATTGAGGACTGTAAAGCTGTGTGCGATAAGGTTACGGGGAAATCGAAGGGTTAtgggtttattttgtttaagaaaagGAGTGGGGCGCGGAAGGCGTTGAAGGAGCCGCAGAAGAAGATAGGGAATAGGATGGCGGCTTGTCAATTGGCTTCTACTGGTCCGGTTCCACAGTCCAGTGCTGGACCCTCTGGGCCGATCGCTGCTGCTGCGCAAACACAGCAGCCGGTTTCGGAGTATACGCTGAGGAAGATTTATGTGAGTAATGTGGGAGCAAATTTGGATCCTCAGAAGCTAATGAGTTTCTTTTCGGAGTTTGGAGAGATTGAAGAAGGACCATTAGGGCTTGATAAAGCGACTGGGAAACCGAaagggttttgtttgtttgtttataagACAGTTGAGAGTGCTAAGAAAGCGTTAGAAGAGCCACATAAGAGTTTTGAAGGGCACATTTTGCATTGTCAGAAAGCTGTTGATGGGCCAAAACATGCGAAATCGCAGAAACCACCACAGCAACATCATAATATGCAAAGCTCGCATTACCAGAGGAATGATGGAGGTGGGTATGTTGCTAGTGGGGGTCGTGGTGGTCATTTAATGGCCCCGGCTGCTGCTGGTGCTGGGATCGGGTTTAATCAGAGTGCTGCTGCTCCTGCTTTGAACCCTGCACTTGGACAGGCGCTGACCGCATTGCTTGCCACTCAGGGTGCTGGATTGGGAGGGCTCACTAATTTGCTTGGGACTTTGGGGTCTGCCGCGGCTGTGAGCCAGGGTGGTGTACCTAGTGCAGTTCATGGAATGCAGGGTGCCTATGGGAACCAGGCGAGCATAAGTCCTGGAGTGATAGGAGCGTATGCGAATCAGGGAGCTATGCAGGGTGGATATCCAAATCAGCAGATGGGACAGGGTGGTTCTGGGAGAGGACAACATGGGCAATATACCCCTTATATGGGTCACTAG
- the LOC133690228 gene encoding peroxisomal 2,4-dienoyl-CoA reductase [(3E)-enoyl-CoA-producing]-like: protein MESPFKANILKGKVALITGGGSGIGFEISTQFGKHGASVAIMGRRKQVVDSAVANLQSLGISAAGFEGDVRKQEDAKRVLESAFKHFGKIDILVNGAAGNFLVSPEDLSPNGFRTVLDIDAVGTFTMCHEALPYLKKGGLGQSLSGGGIILNISATLHYTAAWYQINVAAAKAAVDAIGRNLALEWGTDYDIRVNGIAPGPISGTPGMSKLVPEEINSKAKDFMPLYKLGEKWDIAMAALYLSSDAGKYVNGTTLIVDGGLWLSRPRHIPKDEVKQVSRAVEKKSRNAPAGVPSSKL, encoded by the exons ATGGAATCACCATTTAAAGCAAATATCCTGAAAGGAAAGGTAGCTTTGATAACAGGAGGTGGTTCAGGAATTGGGTTTGAAATATCAACACAATTTGGTAAACATGGTGCCTCTGTTGCCATCATGGGTAGGCGCAAGCAAGTTGTTGATTCTGCTGTTGCTAATCTGCAATCACTTGGGATTTCT GCTGCTGGATTTGAGGGGGATGTTCGCAAGCAGGAAGATGCAAAAAGAGTTCTTGAATCAGCATTTAAACATTTTGGCAAGATTGATATTCTGGTGAATGGTGCAGCTGGCAACTTTCTTGTATCTCCTGAGGATTTGTCTCCTAATGGATTTCGAACAG TTTTGGATATTGATGCTGTTGGCACCTTCACAATGTGCCATGAAGCACTTCCTTATCTCAAGAAAGGAGGGCTTGGACAAAGCTTATCTGGAGGtggaataattttaaatataagtgCTACCTTACACTATACAGCAGCTTGGTATCAAATAAACGTAGCTGCAGCAAAG GCAGCTGTTGACGCCATAGGTAGAAACTTGGCACTGGAGTGGGGTACTGACTATGATATTAGGGTGAATGGGATCGCTCCGGGCCCCATTAGTGGCACTCCTGGCATGAGTAAGCTTGTTCCGGAAGAGATAAATAGCAAAGCTAAAGATTTCATGCCTCTGTATAAACTAGGAGAGAAATGGGACATTGCTATGGCCGCTCTCTACCTTTCTTCTGATGCTG gtaaatacgTCAATGGAACCACTCTCATTGTTGACGGGGGACTTTGGCTGAGCCGTCCTCGCCACATTCCAAAAGATGAAGTCAAGCAGGTTTCCCGAGCTGTCGAAAAGAAATCCCGAAATGCACCAGCTGGGGTTCCATCTAGCAAGCTCTAA
- the LOC133687769 gene encoding small ribosomal subunit biogenesis GTPase RsgA 1, mitochondrial-like isoform X1 → MQTPSSLSLFRHRTPTFFRHHPLLITASRHHQNQPNVSRKQPPSKNLLKAKKNLTSKKDFSNLSPILSPDHTPTNLSDSQAIGTVAASQANFMRVIVTAEPEKIEDSSSSSSKVGTELLCVVRAVLKKIKRRVLVGDKVVVGSIDWVDRRGMIENVFQRSSDILDPPVANVDRLLVLFSVEQPQLESFVLTRFLIEAESTGIPITLALNKAELVDQQVLSDWDTRLRSWGYEPLFCSVDSKMGLDSLASVLRDQTTVIVGPSGVGKSSLINALRNKPNSQVEVDNWFDPIMGSKWFEDQRVGKVSTRSGRGKHTTRNVSLLPLGGGGYLADTPGFSQPSLLKVTKQSLAQYFPEIRKMLGDNEQAKCAFNDCLHVGEPGCIVKGDWERYPLYFQLLDEIRIREEFQLRTFGTKREDDVRYKVGDMGVKQAEPRLEPKKHRRQSRKRINQSILDELNELDDDEDLLDDENDPILRALKNENL, encoded by the exons ATGCAAACCCCTTCTTCACTATCCCTCTTCCGCCATCGCACTCCCACCTTCTTCCGCCACCACCCTCTCCTTATCACCGCATCCAGACACCACCAAAACCAACCCAATGTCTCCCGCAAACAACCACCAAGCAAAAACCTCCTCAAagccaaaaaaaacctaacttcCAAAAAAGACTTCTCCAATCTCTCTCCGATCCTCTCCCCTGACCACACCCCTACCAACCTCTCCGATTCTCAAGCCATCGGCACCGTCGCCGCTTCCCAAGCGAACTTCATGCGCGTGATTGTCACCGCCGAACCTGAGAAGATAGAAGAttctagtagtagtagtagtaaagTTGGAACTGAATTGCTATGCGTGGTTCGGGCGGTGTTGAAGAAGATAAAACGGAGAGTCTTGGTTGGTGATAAGGTGGTGGTTGGGTCAATTGATTGGGTAGATAGGAGAGGAATGATTGAGAATGTTTTTCAACGGAGTTCGGATATTTTAGACCCGCCGGTAGCGAATGTGGATCGGTTGTTGGTTCTTTTTTCGGTTGAGCAACCACAGTTGGAATCATTTGTGTTGACTAGGTTTTTGATTGAGGCCGAATCTACTGGGATTCCGATTACTCTCGCGTTGAATAAAGCAGAACTTGTCGATCAACAG GTGTTGAGTGATTGGGATACTAGATTGAGAAGTTGGGGTTATGAGCCTCTCTTTTGTAGTGTTGATTCGAAAATGGGGCTTGATAGTTTGGCTTCTGTTTTGAGAGATCAAACGACAGTGATTGTGGGTCCAAGTGGAGTTGGGAAATCTAGCTTGATTAATGCTTTGAGGAATAAACCCAATTCCCAAGTTGAAGTAGATAATTGGTTTGACCCT ATAATGGGTAGCAAGTGGTTTGAAGATCAGCGCGTTGGTAAAGTTTCAACGAGAAGTGGTAGAGGGAAGCACACTACACGTAACGTCTCTTTGCTTCCGCTTGGTGGAGGTGGTTATCTCGCTGATACTCCTGGGTTTAGCCAACCTAGTTTGTTGAAAGTAACAAAGCAATCTCTTGCCCAGTATTTTCCAGAG ATAAGGAAAATGCTTGGTGACAATGAACAGGCTAAATGTGCATTCAATGATTGCTTGCATGTTGGCGAACCTGGGTGCATAGTAAAAGGGGATTGGGAAAGGTATCCCTTGTATTTCCAGCTTCTTGATGAGATCAGAATCAGGGAAGAATTTCAGTTAAGGACATTTGGAACCAAGAGGGAAGATGACGTAag GTACAAGGTTGGAGACATGGGTGTCAAGCAAGCAGAGCCACGTTTGGAGCCCAAGAAGCATAGAAGACAGTCTCGCAAAAGGATTAACCAATCAATACTAGATGAGTTGAATGAACTTGATGATGACGAAGATTTGTTGGATGATGAAAACGATCCTATCTTGAGGGCACTCAAGAATGAAAATCTTTAG
- the LOC133687769 gene encoding small ribosomal subunit biogenesis GTPase RsgA 1, mitochondrial-like isoform X2, whose translation MQTPSSLSLFRHRTPTFFRHHPLLITASRHHQNQPNVSRKQPPSKNLLKAKKNLTSKKDFSNLSPILSPDHTPTNLSDSQAIGTVAASQANFMRVIVTAEPEKIEDSSSSSSKVGTELLCVVRAVLKKIKRRVLVGDKVVVGSIDWVDRRGMIENVFQRSSDILDPPVANVDRLLVLFSVEQPQLESFVLTRFLIEAESTGIPITLALNKAELVDQQIMGSKWFEDQRVGKVSTRSGRGKHTTRNVSLLPLGGGGYLADTPGFSQPSLLKVTKQSLAQYFPEIRKMLGDNEQAKCAFNDCLHVGEPGCIVKGDWERYPLYFQLLDEIRIREEFQLRTFGTKREDDVRYKVGDMGVKQAEPRLEPKKHRRQSRKRINQSILDELNELDDDEDLLDDENDPILRALKNENL comes from the exons ATGCAAACCCCTTCTTCACTATCCCTCTTCCGCCATCGCACTCCCACCTTCTTCCGCCACCACCCTCTCCTTATCACCGCATCCAGACACCACCAAAACCAACCCAATGTCTCCCGCAAACAACCACCAAGCAAAAACCTCCTCAAagccaaaaaaaacctaacttcCAAAAAAGACTTCTCCAATCTCTCTCCGATCCTCTCCCCTGACCACACCCCTACCAACCTCTCCGATTCTCAAGCCATCGGCACCGTCGCCGCTTCCCAAGCGAACTTCATGCGCGTGATTGTCACCGCCGAACCTGAGAAGATAGAAGAttctagtagtagtagtagtaaagTTGGAACTGAATTGCTATGCGTGGTTCGGGCGGTGTTGAAGAAGATAAAACGGAGAGTCTTGGTTGGTGATAAGGTGGTGGTTGGGTCAATTGATTGGGTAGATAGGAGAGGAATGATTGAGAATGTTTTTCAACGGAGTTCGGATATTTTAGACCCGCCGGTAGCGAATGTGGATCGGTTGTTGGTTCTTTTTTCGGTTGAGCAACCACAGTTGGAATCATTTGTGTTGACTAGGTTTTTGATTGAGGCCGAATCTACTGGGATTCCGATTACTCTCGCGTTGAATAAAGCAGAACTTGTCGATCAACAG ATAATGGGTAGCAAGTGGTTTGAAGATCAGCGCGTTGGTAAAGTTTCAACGAGAAGTGGTAGAGGGAAGCACACTACACGTAACGTCTCTTTGCTTCCGCTTGGTGGAGGTGGTTATCTCGCTGATACTCCTGGGTTTAGCCAACCTAGTTTGTTGAAAGTAACAAAGCAATCTCTTGCCCAGTATTTTCCAGAG ATAAGGAAAATGCTTGGTGACAATGAACAGGCTAAATGTGCATTCAATGATTGCTTGCATGTTGGCGAACCTGGGTGCATAGTAAAAGGGGATTGGGAAAGGTATCCCTTGTATTTCCAGCTTCTTGATGAGATCAGAATCAGGGAAGAATTTCAGTTAAGGACATTTGGAACCAAGAGGGAAGATGACGTAag GTACAAGGTTGGAGACATGGGTGTCAAGCAAGCAGAGCCACGTTTGGAGCCCAAGAAGCATAGAAGACAGTCTCGCAAAAGGATTAACCAATCAATACTAGATGAGTTGAATGAACTTGATGATGACGAAGATTTGTTGGATGATGAAAACGATCCTATCTTGAGGGCACTCAAGAATGAAAATCTTTAG
- the LOC133689034 gene encoding uncharacterized protein LOC133689034 produces the protein MATILKFLPISSSLSILPSSYVLSSIHSKSSINFSSLSKRAHHPLVSTIFKQDTTRKYSTSFRISYRYYNVEDDGEENCSFEEAAALFNKREYYKCHDVLEALWIKAEEPTRTLYHGILQCAVGFHHLFNQNHKGAMMELGEGLCKLKRMDFESGPFHQFEQEISAALDFIYLTQIELAACGDDLCLAMYQSERSYQLLGAYAAGQHLYRLQNNPNDGTYIVFRPQISSYSGEPQKVKLPTLNAADDHLIAYEFK, from the exons ATGGCAACAATTCTCAAGTTTCTCCCCATCTCATCATCATTATCCATTTTACCAAGTTCCTATGTCCTTTCATCGATCCACAGCAAATCATCAATCAACTTTTCATCTTTGTCTAAGAGAGCTCATCATCCTCTAGTCTCTACGATATTTAAACAAGACACTACTAGAAAATATTCCACTTCCTTTCGCATATCTTATAGATATTACAACGTGGAAGATGATGGTGAGGAGAATTGTAGCTTTGAAGAAGCAGCTGCCCTTTTCAACAAGAGGGAATACTATAAGTGCCATGATGTTCTTGAAGCTTTGTGGATTAAAGCAGAAGAGCCCACTAGGACTCTTTACCATGGGATTCTTCAGTGTGCTGTTGGATTCCATCACCTCTTCAACCag AATCATAAAGGAGCAATGATGGAGTTGGGAGAGGGACTGTGTAAGCTGAAAAGGATGGATTTTGAGAGTGGACCTTTTCATCAGTTTGAGCAGGAGATTTCTGCAGCCCTTGATTTTATTTACCTCACTCAGATTGAGCTAGCTGCTT GTGGAGATGATCTATGTTTGGCAATGTATCAATCAGAGAGATCATACCAACTTCTTGGAGCCTATGCTGCTGGGCAACATTTGTACAGGCTGCAAAACAACCCTAATGATGGTACATACATAGTTTTCCGTCCTCAGATCAGTTCTTATTCTGGTGAGCCACAAAAAGTAAAGCTTCCAACCCTTAATGCAGCAGACGATCATCTTATAGCCTACGAATTTAAGTGA